In Desulfosudis oleivorans Hxd3, the DNA window AATAAAAATAGGTGGTGTTTTCATTGGCGGTAAACACCAGGTGATCCATGATGGTGTTCAGATACCGGGCCTTGACAAGAATATTGGCGTTCTCAATGGAGCGCGCCAGGTTGAGCTGCCGCCAGTAGTGGGCCGGCACGAAATGAGGATCAATGTCAAGTGCTTTTAAACCGTAGTCGTTGCCCTTTTTAAAACAGGGCAGTGCCGTGTCATGATCCCCCACCGAAATATAGTAGTATCCCAGGTAGTAGTTGCCCCGGGCCGCCCAGGTCTGGGCCAGCAGGTCTTCCGGCCGGTCCCCGGCGATCTTTTCAAAAACAGCCACCGCCTGTTTACCCTTTTCAATATCCTCCCGCAGATCCCAGGTGGCAAGGGTCTCCCTGAACTCGGGCAGATCCAGCTCGGGCAGGGCCCGGCCCACCGGGGCCGGCAGTTTTTCCACCCACGTGGCCGCGTAGGTCTTTTGAATGTAATCCAGATCCGCGTATGAAGAGACCGCCGTGATCAGCAATTTCATGGCCGTCATATCGACCCCGTCAAGGGAAACCGCCTTTGCCGCATAACTTTCGGCCTGTTTCAGGGATTCGATTCTCTCTTTTCTTTGATGGCGGGCCTTTAGATAATAGCCTTGGGAAAGCCACAAATTGACCGCCAGGCTGTCCGGCTGGGCAGCCTCCAGCCGATGCAGCACCGCGATCAGGTCGTCGATGTTCTTTCCGTCCCAATGGTCCTCCCACAGCACGGCTACCTCTTGCCACAGGGGATCGTTCCCGGGAAGGGGAAAGTTCATCTCCCATGCCCCCTGGGAGGAGAACACGCCGGTGGCGATAAAAACCACCAGCAGGCAGGCATACACCCCGCTTTTTATTAAATTCCGTATCATGGCGCCTCCACTGAAAAATGATGTTACAGAAAAAGCGGTCACGGTTACCGGACCTCTTTAACCCGCTGTCTTCTGCCTTCCATATACGCGTTCAGGCTGCTTTTGAAAAGCCTGGCGTTCATCCAGCCCGGCACCGGGCCGAGACCTCTACGATGAGCACGTAGTAGTAGAGGGCTCGGGAACCGTCGCCATGAGGCTCGATATATTCAAGCCCCTGAATCCTTGACCCACACGCGCCTTCCTTCACAGGACCTCGGCCAGGGCCTGGGCCAGGGCCATGTCATCGGGCGTGGTAATCTTGATGTTGCCCGACGATCCGGTTACCACCCGGACCTTTTTGCCCAGCCGCAGCAGCAGGGATGCGTCATCGGTCACCCGCCACCCCCGCGTTACCGCCGTCCTGTGGGCCTCCACAATGACGCCGTACCGGAACGCCTGGGGCGTCTGGACCTGCCATACGCCGTTGCGGTCAACGATCCGGTCCGCCACATGGTCGGGCGTGACCGCGGCCAGGGTATCGGCGGCTGGAATGGCGGCCATGCAGCCGTCCGCGTCCGCCAGGCCCGTCAGGCAGGCATTCATCAGGTCGCAGGTGACAAAGGGCCTGACCCCGTCATGAATCAGCACCACGTCATCAGCGCCCCCGCCCACTGCCGCAAGCCCGTTCAAAACCGACGCCTGCCGCTCGGCTCCGCCCGACGCCATGTGAATATCGCATGCCGCTGTAACATGAGGAAGAACGTGCGTCCTGCAGTAATCCCTCTCCGCGTCGGCCACCACCAGGACCACCGTGTCGATGGTTTTGCAGGCGCAGACCGCATTCAGGGTATGGCACAGCAGCGGCTTTCCGGCAAGCGGCTGGTACTGCTTGGCAAGATTGCCGCCGAACCGGGTGCCCTGTCCGGCAGCCACAATAATAGCGCTGTTCATAGTCGATTGTCGCGGAAAGTTTTTTGACCGTCGTTGCGCCGGGTCATTTTCGCCCCATTCCGGCGCGTCTTTTATTTGAGGTAATCCAGTTCTTTCGGCAATGGAATGCCCTTGCCCATGCTGTTTTCACCGTAGTTGACACCGGCCAGAACCTCGATGTCCCCCAAGGCCCGGGCATCTCCTTCAAACACCACCCGGGTGATCTTCTCTTTGTCGATCTTACCGCCGGCCCACTGGATATCAAGCACGCTGCCGGCATCGAACCGGTCCTCCCCCACCCGCAGATAGACCTCGCCGCCGTAATGCTGGACGATCTTGGCCACCAGCAGGCTGGGACGGCTGTGAAACCCCAGTTTCACCGGGATTCCCACCTCAATGGCCCCCCGCTCGATATTCTCGTTCAAAATCACCTGGGCCAGCTTTTTCCCGTCGGACAGAAAGTGAACCGCGTAATAGAGACCATAATTGATAATCCGGTCCAGCAGCAATCTTTCGTCCACAATAGCCGACAGGCTCTCCGTCACCGACCGGAAGAGATTTTTCTGGGTGCCCCGGATGCCGAACAGGTGCCGCTCGTAAAAGTGAAGCAGCTTGCCGGTAAACTCCAAGAGGTGGAGCACGATGGAAAAATAGCTGCGGAGCTGTTTGAGCTTCCGGTCCCCGAAACGCAGCCCGCCATAGATGATATAGGTGTCAAACGAGGATTGCAGATTATGCACCAGCACCTCGAACCGCCGCATCTCCACTTCATTGATCTTGGCCGGCACCAGGGTCTCAATCTGTTCCGTATCGCACTTTTCGTAAACGCCGTAATGTTCGAAGCCCTTGACGATGTTTAAAAACTCGCTGGTCACCTTGACGATGTGCCGCTGCTGGCGGTCCGGTTTTTCATCGTCAATGTCAAACTCCAGCATATCGCCGGTCACCACGCTGGGAAAATCGTTCTGTGAATAATTTTCCGACGGTACGGGAATCTCCAGCCGGGCCGCCTCGGCCATTATAACAGGGGCCAGGTTCAGAATGGTCTGGCCGAGAAACTCCCGGGTGGCGGCCCCCTCTTTCTCAAAGTCCTCTGTGTTCACCAGATCATAAAACACCAGCCGGTTGGAGATGTGCTCCTGAATATATCCGCTCAGGCTCAGGTAACGGACCGTGGCGGTCAGCTCCCGGTAAAAATACCAGTTCTTATTGTTCTTGGCGCCGTGAAAATCGAGAAAATCTTCCAGCAGGTGGGAAGAGGCGATCAGCTTGGAATAGAGCTTCTTAGTGAACAGGCATTCGGGATCCCGGCAGGTAGCCAGGTACTTGAAGCATTGATGATACTCACCTGAATAGACACGCAGCTTTTCAAAAAAGCTGATGTTGCAGTAAGGAAGGGACACGCTGCTGCCTCCGGTTCGAGAACGCCACTGTCAAAAGGGATAGAAAGACGGTTGAAGCTGCGCGTAAGCCGAATTCTGTGTCCGGCGCGGGTTACCCCTTGCCGGCCGACGATCATTCCTCTCGGGACGCCGGTTGCCCGACGCCTCATGCGACCTACCCGGGGACTTGGACGGGCCGCCCTCAAACGTCCCCCTATTTGGTCTTGCACCGGGTGGGGTTTACCTAGCTTCCCCGGTCACCCGGGGAACTGGTGCGCTCTTACCGCACCTTTTCACCCTTACCAAAAGAGCAGCGCTCCTTTGGCGGTATCTTTTCTGTGGCACTTTCCTTCATGTCGCCATGACTTCACGTTATGAAGCACCCTGCCCTGTGGTGTTCGGACTTTCCTCCAAAGCGGCAGGCCAATGCCTTGACCGCTTCAGCGATCGTCTGCGCAACTTCAACCGTCCGTAAACCATTACTCCTGTGAATTACCGTTATGATAAATGATTCTAGTGCAAAACGGACAATATTTCAATGTGGTGGAGCGGTGCAATTCGTTATAGGTCTGGGGCGGTATATTCATGAAGCATCCCTGGCAGACGTAATTTTCCACCGCCGCCAGAACGGCGCCGGTGGGCACCCGCTTGCGGACCTGCTGGTAAGCGCCCATCAGCCCCGGAGGAACCCTGCCCCGCACCGATTGTGCCGCACTGTCGAGTTCGGCAAGCTCCTGCTCCAGTCCGGCGCGTTCCGTTTCCACCTGCGCCTCTTCTTCCGCGATACGCTCTTTCTCCGCGTCGCAGTCCTTTCGCTCCTCCATCAGGGCCGCTTCCTCGGTCTCCACAGAAAAAAGCAGATCCAGCATCTGGTCCTCGATTTTGGCGGACTGCCGCTTGAGATCATCAATCTCCTTTAACACGGCCTGGTACTCCTTGTTGTTCTTGATGGCAAAAAGCTTGGCATCACTTTTTTTAATGGCATCCTGCCGGCTTTTGACCTCCTGCTCCAAATCCTTGTAGGTTTTCCGCTTTTCCAGAACCCGGGCCTCTTTTTCCTGAAACCGCTGTTCCACCTCCTGTCGCGCCCTGTCCAACCGGGCCAGTCGCTCCGGCACTTGCCTTAAAACCGCGGCGACCCGGTCCTTGCTGCTCTCCGTTTCCTGAAGCGCCACCAGGACCGCCATCTCATCTCTGGTTATCTCAACCATTGCCTCTGTCTCCGAAACATGATGAATTCATATAAAACGGCAGGGATTGCGCTGGCCGGCGTATCCGGCCACCCGCACTTCATACCCTGCCGCTGCTGTCTCCCGGGTCAATCGATCCACCAGCAGTTCCACCACCAGGTGCTCCGTCTCGAAATGGCCCACATCAATCAGTGCCCGGCCGGCCTCAACCACCGCCATGGCGTCGTGATACTTCAGGTCGCCGCTGACAAACACGTCGGCCCCGGATGTCAGAAAATCCCTGATCAGGCTGGAGCCGGCCCCGGAACAGACGGCCACGGTTTTTACCGGCATGGCCATGTCGCCTGCCACACCGACGCGGTCCACACCGAATCGCTGCTTGACACGGCCGGCAAACACCTCCAGGGTGGAGGGTTCTACCTCACCGATACGACCCAGCCCGTGCAGGGGTTCGATGCCCCCAGCCAGGGGAAAAACGTCATAGGCCATGGTCTCGTAAGGATGGGCCTGCTTGAGGACTCGAACCACGCCGTCCAGGTCACGACGGGGCACGATGGCTTCCACCCGGACCTCTTCCACGGCAACGATCTCTCCGGTACGGCCGATAAAAGGAACGGCTCCTTCCAGGGGTTGGAACCGGCCCGTTCCACGAACGGAAAAAGAACAGCTGCTGTACCGGCCCCATGCGCCCGCCGGCGTGGCGGCCAGAGCCTCCAGCAGCCGGGCCTCGTGTTCCACCGGAACGAAAAAGGCCAGTTTGACGTGATCCGTCTGCCCTGCTCGGGAAAGCACCCTCACATTCTGAAGACCAATACATTCGGCGCACCGGTCGTTGAGGCCGCCCTCGGCGCTGTCCAGATTGGTATGGGCACTGAAGATGGAAAGACCGTGGGTGGCGGCCAGAAAGATGGCCGTTCCCGGCATGCGGGAAAAGTCAACTGACCGCGGTGGCGACAGAAACAGGGGGTGGTGGGTGATCAGCAGATCGACGTCCCGGTCACAGGCATCCCGGACCACGGCCGAAGAGGGGTCCAGGGCCACCAG includes these proteins:
- a CDS encoding tetratricopeptide repeat protein; translated protein: MIRNLIKSGVYACLLVVFIATGVFSSQGAWEMNFPLPGNDPLWQEVAVLWEDHWDGKNIDDLIAVLHRLEAAQPDSLAVNLWLSQGYYLKARHQRKERIESLKQAESYAAKAVSLDGVDMTAMKLLITAVSSYADLDYIQKTYAATWVEKLPAPVGRALPELDLPEFRETLATWDLREDIEKGKQAVAVFEKIAGDRPEDLLAQTWAARGNYYLGYYYISVGDHDTALPCFKKGNDYGLKALDIDPHFVPAHYWRQLNLARSIENANILVKARYLNTIMDHLVFTANENTTYFYCGPLISTATIIEKGGWVAEKGLGLAGYTIDTVAMGLELAVIAYPTYLYTHFAKAEVLYHVGKKSEARALMGIILSMDPYQNPFHGPENICVQRLARAFLEEHFPAE
- the ispD gene encoding 2-C-methyl-D-erythritol 4-phosphate cytidylyltransferase; amino-acid sequence: MNSAIIVAAGQGTRFGGNLAKQYQPLAGKPLLCHTLNAVCACKTIDTVVLVVADAERDYCRTHVLPHVTAACDIHMASGGAERQASVLNGLAAVGGGADDVVLIHDGVRPFVTCDLMNACLTGLADADGCMAAIPAADTLAAVTPDHVADRIVDRNGVWQVQTPQAFRYGVIVEAHRTAVTRGWRVTDDASLLLRLGKKVRVVTGSSGNIKITTPDDMALAQALAEVL
- a CDS encoding HPr family phosphocarrier protein, producing the protein MSLPYCNISFFEKLRVYSGEYHQCFKYLATCRDPECLFTKKLYSKLIASSHLLEDFLDFHGAKNNKNWYFYRELTATVRYLSLSGYIQEHISNRLVFYDLVNTEDFEKEGAATREFLGQTILNLAPVIMAEAARLEIPVPSENYSQNDFPSVVTGDMLEFDIDDEKPDRQQRHIVKVTSEFLNIVKGFEHYGVYEKCDTEQIETLVPAKINEVEMRRFEVLVHNLQSSFDTYIIYGGLRFGDRKLKQLRSYFSIVLHLLEFTGKLLHFYERHLFGIRGTQKNLFRSVTESLSAIVDERLLLDRIINYGLYYAVHFLSDGKKLAQVILNENIERGAIEVGIPVKLGFHSRPSLLVAKIVQHYGGEVYLRVGEDRFDAGSVLDIQWAGGKIDKEKITRVVFEGDARALGDIEVLAGVNYGENSMGKGIPLPKELDYLK
- a CDS encoding zinc ribbon domain-containing protein gives rise to the protein MVEITRDEMAVLVALQETESSKDRVAAVLRQVPERLARLDRARQEVEQRFQEKEARVLEKRKTYKDLEQEVKSRQDAIKKSDAKLFAIKNNKEYQAVLKEIDDLKRQSAKIEDQMLDLLFSVETEEAALMEERKDCDAEKERIAEEEAQVETERAGLEQELAELDSAAQSVRGRVPPGLMGAYQQVRKRVPTGAVLAAVENYVCQGCFMNIPPQTYNELHRSTTLKYCPFCTRIIYHNGNSQE
- a CDS encoding Nif3-like dinuclear metal center hexameric protein produces the protein MMRATVGDMVAIMNRLAPPDLAETWDNCGLQAGCFDQEVKTVLVALDPSSAVVRDACDRDVDLLITHHPLFLSPPRSVDFSRMPGTAIFLAATHGLSIFSAHTNLDSAEGGLNDRCAECIGLQNVRVLSRAGQTDHVKLAFFVPVEHEARLLEALAATPAGAWGRYSSCSFSVRGTGRFQPLEGAVPFIGRTGEIVAVEEVRVEAIVPRRDLDGVVRVLKQAHPYETMAYDVFPLAGGIEPLHGLGRIGEVEPSTLEVFAGRVKQRFGVDRVGVAGDMAMPVKTVAVCSGAGSSLIRDFLTSGADVFVSGDLKYHDAMAVVEAGRALIDVGHFETEHLVVELLVDRLTRETAAAGYEVRVAGYAGQRNPCRFI